The proteins below are encoded in one region of Lactuca sativa cultivar Salinas chromosome 3, Lsat_Salinas_v11, whole genome shotgun sequence:
- the LOC111912518 gene encoding uncharacterized mitochondrial protein AtMg00810-like has product MAVGTRLTPSLDKPAIDLTLYKNKIGSLLYLTISIESKRTTFNSGEEYFGYLNGSISLGLWYPSKSGFFIQAFSDADLGGCNLDRKRTSGGYQLLDGKLVSWKSKKQTCVSISIAEAKYVVVVACTFTNHMD; this is encoded by the exons ATGGCGGTTGGAACAAGGCTAACACCTTCTTTAGACAAACCTGCTATTGATCTTACTTTGTACAAAAACAAGATAGGATCATTACTTTACCTTACG aTATCAATCGAATCCAAGAGAACCACATTTAACAGCGGTGAAGAATATTTTGGATATCTCAATGGCTcaatttcgttaggattgtggtatccatCGAAATCTGGGTTTTTCAtacaagcattttcagatgctgattTAGGAGGTTGCAATCTCGATagaaaaagaacaagtggtgGATATCAATTACTAGATGGGAAGTTAGTAAGCTggaaatcgaaaaagcaaacatgtgtttcaatttCCATAGCAGAAGCAAAGTATGTTGTTGTTGTAGCTTGCACTTTCACAAATCATATGGATTAA